From Sinorhizobium sp. B11:
GGGCACGCACCGTGAGGTCCACCACACGATGAACAGGCACGATACGCTCCAGCTGCGCCTTGATCTGCTCCAGGACCTGCGGCGTGCCGCGCGTCACGACGGTGATGCGCGACAGATGCGCTGCATGCTCCGTCTCGGAAACCGTGAGGCTTTCGATATTGTAGCCGCGGCCGGAAAACAGGCCGATCACGCGGGCGAGAACGCCCGGTTCGTTATCGACGAGCACCGAGAGCGTATGGTTCTCGACGGCCGCCGTTTCCGGAGAGATGAAATAGGCAGAGCCGGTGGGTTGAAGGTGTGCGTTCATAATCCTGGGGTTCCTACCTATCTGTTCTTATACGAGCTGACGGCCCTTGGCGTCGATCGCGTTGGCGACCGCCTCGTCCGTGGCTTCGTCTGGCAGCAGCATTTCATTATGCGCCTTGCCCGAGGGGATCATCGGGAAGCAGTTGGCGAGATTGGCAACGCGGCAATCGACGATGACCGGCTTCTTGACATCGATCATCTCCTGGATCGTCGCATCGAGATCGTCAGGCTTTTCGCAGCGCAGGCCGACCGCGCCATAGGCTTCGGCGAGCTTCACGAAGTCGGGCATCGCTTCCGTATAGGAGTTGGACAGGCGGTTGCCATGCAAGAGCTGCTGCCACTGGCGCACCATGCCCATGTACTGGTTGTTCATGATGAAGATCTTGATCGGCGCATTGTGCTGGATCGCCGCCGACATTTCCTGGATGCACATCTGGATCGAGGCATCGCCGGCAATGTCGATGACGAGGCTCTCCGGATGGGCGATCTGGACGCCGAGGGCTGCCGGCAGGCCGTAACCCATCGTGCCGAGGCCACCCGAAGTCATCCAGCGGTTCGGATGCTCGAATCCGTAGAACTGGGCTGCCCACATCTGGTGCTGGCCGACTTCGGTCGTGATGTAGGTGTCGCGATCCTTGGTCAGTTCATAGAGACGTTCCAGCGCATATTGCGGCATGATCACGTCGTTGCTCTTGGTATAGGCGAAGGAATTGCGCGCGCGCCAGCGGGCGATATCGGCCCACCACGCGTCCAGGCGTCCCTTCTCCGGCTTCTTCGGCAGCGCCCGCCACAGGCGGATCATGTCTTCCAGGACATTGCCGACATCGCCGCGGATGCCGAGATCGACGCGAACGTTCTTGTTGATCGAAGACGGATCGATGTCGATATGGATCTTCTTGGAATTCGGCGAGAAGGCATTCAGGCGGCCGGTGATGCGGTCGTCGAAGCGTGCGCCGATGCAGACCATGACGTCGCAATCATGCATCGCCATGTTGGCTTCGTAGGAGCCGTGCATGCCGAGCATCTTCAGCCAGTTCTTGCCTGAGGCCGGATAGGCGCCGAGGCCCATCAGAGTCGAGGTGATCGGGAAATCCGTCAGCTCGACGAGTTCGCGCAGCATGCGGGAAGCTTCCGGGCCGGAATTGACGACGCCGCCGCCCGTATAGAGGATCGGCCTGCGGGCATTCGCCATCAGCTCGATTGCTGCGTGAATCTGGTTAATGTCGCCCTGAACTTTCGGCTGGTAGCTCTTCTGGATCGCGTGATCGGCCGGCGGCGTGTAGGTACCGGTGGCGAACTGAACATCCTTCGGAATATCGACGACGACGGGACCGGGGCGGCCGGACTGCGCAATGCGGAAGGCTTCATGGATGACGGCGGCGAGCTCGTTGACATCCTTGACCAGCCAGTTGTGCTTGGTGCAGGGGCGCGTGATGCCGACGGTGTCGCATTCCTGGAAGGCGTCCGAACCGATGAGCGAGGTGGGAACCTGGCCGGAGAGGCAGACGAGCGGAACCGAATCCATCAAGGCGTCCTGCAGCGGTGTCACGGCATTTGTGGCACCCGGACCTGACGTGACCAGCATGACGCCGACCTTGCCGGTGGAGCGGGCATAACCTTCGGCCGCATGGCCGGCACCCTGCTCATGGCGCACGAGGATATGCTTGATCTCTTCCTGCTGGAAGATCTCGTCATAGATCGGAAGAACCGCGCCGCCGGGATAGCCGAAGATGTGCTCGACACCATTATCCTTCAGCGCGCGGAGAACGATTTCCGCTCCCGTCATTCGATTGCTGTCCGCTTGATTGTCCGTGCTCGCCATGTATCTGTTCCGTTTGATGCTGAGGAGTTGAGGTTCGTGCCGGAAGCCCTGATTTCGGGCATAAAAAAAGGCCCCTGAGGAGCCTTCGTCTTGCGCATGGGTGGCTACCGCCGGATGGTTACACCATCCTGCCCATGCGCTTTCCCACCACGATAAGAACGTTCGAAATTGTCATGGGCGGAATTGATAGACAGAAAATTTCGCAGCGTCAACGCATTCCGCAATAAAAAATCCGCGGCCGGTCAGCCGATCACTTCTCCCATAGCCCGTCCAATTCTGGGGCTGAAGGATTTATTAAAGGATCGGTCATATCCTGTCCTTTACTGCGGGGAGTAACCCTTTGCTGAACAACGACATGATGACGACAGGCAAGGCAGGCGAACAGGATCGCCGCGATAGCCTTACGCCGGGGAACCGTTTCCTCGGGCGTGTCGTTGCGTGCAGCGGTTCGCGCGCCACCATCGCCGCCGTGGCGGAAGCCGGTGGCACCGATCTCACCGAACTATGGTCCGTCGGTCGGCTGATTTCGATCAGCGTCGGCAGGAATCGTGTCGTCGCCCTCGTCTTCTCCATGAATACCGGCAACCAGGGCTGGGGCGAAGGCCAGGACAATGTCTTCCGCATCGAGACGGAACTGCTCGGCGAAGTCCGCGTCGACGAAGACGGCCGCGAGGAATTCTCGACCGGCATTTCGTGTTATCCCCATCTCGGCGCCATCGCCCATCGTATCCGCGCCGCGGACCTGATGCGCATCTATGATGCCGGCAAGGGCGCCACCGCAGTCATCGGCAACCTGACACAGGATGAAAGCATCGAAGCGGCGATCCATGTGCCCTCGATGCTGTCGAAGCACTTCGCCGTGGTCGGCTCGACCGGTGTCGGCAAATCGACTGCCGTCTCGCTGCTCCTGCACAAGGCGATTGAGGCCGATCCGAAGCTGCGCGTGCTGATCCTCGATCCGCACAACGAATTTGCCGCCGCCTTCCCGAAACACGCCGTTACCATCGATACCGATACACTCGACCTGCCCTTCTGGCTGATGCGGCTCGAGGAATTCGCCGAAGTGGTCTTCCGCGGCCGCCCGCCGGTACCGGAAGAGCTCGACATGCTGCGCGATATCCTGCCGGAGGCCAAGCGCGCCTTCCGCGGCAGCGACAGTTCGCTTGTGCGCCGACAGACGGAAAAGAGCTCGATCACTGCCGATACGCCGGTGCCGTACCGCATCGCCGACCTGCTTGCTCTCATCGACGAGCGCATCGGCCGGCTGGAAGGCCGCACCGAAAAACCGTTCCTGCGCTCGCTGAAAATGCGCATCATCGCCGCGATCAACGATCCGCGCTACCACTTCATGTTCTCCAATAACACGATCAGCGACACGATCACGGAGACCATCGCGCAGATCTTCCGCATCCCCGGCGACAACAGGCCGATCTGCACCTTCCAGCTCGCCGGCATCCCCTCCGAAGTCGTCAATTCGGTCGCGTCCGTGCTCTGCCGCATGGCCTTCGAAATCGCGCTCTGGAGCGAAGGCGCCATTCACATGCTGGTCGTCTGCGAAGAGGCGCACCGCTATATACCCTCGGATCCGAACCTCGGCTTCGTTCCGACCCGCCAGGCGATTGCCCGCATTGCCAAGGAAGGCCGCAAATACGGCGTCTCGCTCGGCATCATCACCCAGCGCCCGGGAGAGCTCGACCAGACGATCCTGTCGCAGTGCTCGACACTCTTTGCCATGCGCCTCGCCAACGACCGCGACCAGGAAATCATCCGCTCGGCCATCCCCAATTCCTCGATCTCGACGACGAGCTTCATCTCCTCGATCGGAAATGGCGAGGCGATCGCCTTCGGTGAGGCGATCCGCGTGCCGATGCGCATGCGCTTCCTGCGCGTCGATGACAGCCTGCTGCCAAAGGCTCACAGTGCCACCAGCAAACATGCCGAGGAAGACCCGGACACCGTCGACCTGCGCCGCATCGTCACCCGCATGCGGGCGATCACATCAGGCCCCGATATTTCGACCTTCCAGCAGAGCTACAGCTCCGCGATGACGGATTACGAGCCGGACGAGGATTTCGAGGACGAGGACGCCGCCCAGCCCTACGCCGCTCCGTCGGCAACCGAGGCGCCGCTCGAGCCCTATCGGCCAGCACTCCTGCCACAGACCCGGGCCCCACTGCCCGAGCCTCCGCCGCTCTCGCCGCAAACCTCCATCGACGCGCGCCTGGAAGCGCTGCGCCGGGAAATGCGCCGCGACGAGCAGCCGAAGCCGGCCTTCGGCGAACAGACGTCACAGCCACGCCGCGAGGGTGGCATGTCACTGCGCGAAAGCATCCTGAAGAAGCCGCTGAGCAGCCTCTACAATAAGGATTGAGCGGTGGCTCAGTGAAAATAGGAGATTGCCTCGATCCGCATGGTCTCGTCTGCGACCGCCAGCTTTATCACGGTTGGCATGGTGAGGAGCTTCCACAATTCGTAACCGGACGTCCCAGAGAGATTCCCGAGGAAGCTGCAGAGAATGCGGCCGTGGGAAACAACGGTGCATCGCGTCGCTCCGTCCAGCTGCGAGGCAATATGGCTCAGACCGGCTCTGAATCGCGCTGCCGTTTCGGCATGGGAATCGCCCCAGACCCGGTTCTCCCGATCGCTGAAATAGCGCTCGACCGATATCGCGAAATCGTCGCTTGATATCCACGCCACTTTGTCGGCTCGATGCTCGCGAAACTCCTCGACAGCCGTCACCTCCAGGTGCGTCAACTGTCTTGCCGTCTGCATTGCCTTTGCTTCGGGGCTGCTGAAGACCAGTTCGGGCAATAGGCCTTTGAGAGATGCAGCCACGGTACGGCCAGCCTCGGTCAACGCCCAGGAGGCGGGAGGGCGCTCCGGATCGGGCATCGTCTCTGCATGGCGAACAAGATATATTTCACGCATTCCTGGAACACTTCATGTCAACCGCTCCCAGCTTTCATCCATCTGGTTGCGGAACCATGTCATCTGCCGCTTGGCATATTGCCGCGTGGCGGCCGCCCCGCGCTCGATCACCTCGCTGCGGCTCATCTCACTGCGCAGCATCGCCGCGATCTGCGATACACCGATCGCTTTCATGACAGGCATCTCGGCGGGAAGATCGAGCGCCAGCAGCGCCTTCACCTCTTCCTCTGCTCCCTGCTCCAGCATCTTCTCGAAACGGCCATTGATGCGCTGGTGCAGTACGGCGCGATCCGGCAGCACGACGATCTTGCGCGCCGTCTCGGGATCGACGATGACTGGCCCCGCCTGCCCCTGGAATTCGGCGATCGACTGGCCCGTCGCCTCGAAGACTTCAAGCGCCCGCACGATCCTCTGCCCGTCCTGCGGATTGAGGCTTCCGGCGACGGCGGGATCGGCCTTGGCAAGGTCCGCATAGAGAGCTTCCGGCCCCTGCTGCAGCAGTCGGCCCCGCAGCCGCTGGCGGATCGCCTCGGGGATGACAGGCATCTCCGAGAGCCCGCCTGTCAGCGCCTTGAAATAGAGACCGGTGCCGCCGACGAAGACCGGCAGCTTTCCCTCGGCGCGGATGCGCGGCAAGAGCGCCGTCACATCCCGCAGCCAGGCGCCCGTCGAATAGGCCTGCCCCGCCGGCACGTGACCGTAGAGATGGTGCGGCACGCCTTCCATATCTTCTTCCGAAGGCCGCGCAGTCAGCACCCTCAGCGTGTCATAGACCTGCATGCTGTCGGCGTTGATCACCACGCCGCCATGCTGTTTGGCCAGTTCCACAGCGAGCGCGGACTTGCCGCTGGCAGTCGGCCCGGTTATCAGGATCGCATTCAAAGTGCTCAGAAGGTTTTCCATCATGGCCCTCGTTGCCACGCTTGTTGCCAATCCGTCAAACCCCGTTCTTTCGCCCGCGATCGCCGAGCGCGCCGCCGACGCCGTCAAGTCATCGGGGCTCTACTGGCTGGCGGACGGTGTTGCCTGCGATATCGTGCTCGCGGACGGCTCCGACGGCCAGGCGGCCGAGGCCAGCCTGCACGCCGTAATCGCCGGCAACCCGATCGATCTCGTCATCCAGGAACAGGAAACCCGCCGCAAGAAGCTTTTGATCGCCGATATGGATTCCACCATGATCGGCCAGGAATGTATCGATGAACTCGCCGCCGAAGTCGGCCTCAAGGACAGGGTCGCGGCCATCACCGCCCGCGCCATGAACGGCGAGATCGCCTTCGAGCCGGCATTGCGCGAACGCGTCGCGCTCCTGAAGGGCCTGCCGATATCGGTCGTCGATGAAGTCATTGCCAAGCGCATCACGCTGACCCCGGGCGGCCCGGAACTGATCGCCACCATGAAATCGAAGGGCTATTACACCGCCCTCGTCTCCGGCGGCTTCACGGTCTTTACCAGCAAAATCGCCGCGACCCTCGGCTTCGACGAAAACCGCGCCAATATCCTGCTTGAGGAAGGCGGCGTCCTCTCCGGCTACGTCGCCGAACCCATTCTTGGCAAGCAGGCCAAGGTCGACGCCCTGAACGACATCGCCGCCCGTCTCGGCATCTCCCCTGAAGACGCCATTGCCGTCGGCGACGGCGCCAACGATCTCGGCATGCTGCATCTGGCCGGCTCCGGTGTCGCCTTGCACGCCAAACCGGCTGTCGCCGCTGAAGCAGGCATGCGGATCAACCACGGCGACCTGACGGCGCTGCTCTATATCCAGGGCTACCGCAAGACGGATTTCGTCACGGCTTGAGCGCAGCGAACCACATCTGAAAACAGAAAAGGAGCGGCTAGCCGCTCCTTTTTGATCTTCGGAACCGTATTCGAAGCCCTTACTCCATCGGCACGGCTACGAAGCGCAGATCGCCATTGGCAGCGGCGACCATCATCTGCGCATTGCGCCGGCCTTCCTGCTTCAGCGTCTGCACTTTCGTGGCAACCGCATCCGGCGACTTCATGAATTCCTGCGCCACTTCGACGATCACGTCGCCGGGCTTGAGACCCTTTTCGGCCGCAGCAGAACCCGGCGCGACCTCGGTCACGACGACACCGTCGACGCTTTCGGCGATGCCGAAGGCCTTGCGGGTTTCGGGGCTAAGCAGCGAGAGCGACAGGCCGAGCACGTGCTTTGGCGTAACCTGGCCTGGTGTCGCCTGATCCTGCCCCTTTTGATCTGGGCCCTTCTGATCCTGTCCTTGATCCTGCTGATGCGGATCCTGGCCGTCCGGCGCGGTCTGTCCCTGATCGCCGCCCTGATCCGGTTCGTCCATATCGTTGTTTTCGCCGGGATCGGGATTGATGACGCCGCCATCGCCGGAATTGTCGCCGGCAGCAGCCGCCTGGTCGCTGTCTTCGAGACGGCCGAGCGTCACCTTCACGGTCTGCTCCTTGCCGTCGCGCAGCACGATGACATCGACCTCCTTGCCGACAGGGCTTTCGGCGACCACGCGCGGCAGGTCGCGCATCTCGCTGACGACCTTGCCGTCGAATTTCAGGATGACATCGCCCGCCTTGATCGAACCATCATCGACAGGTCCGCCCTTGATGACCCCCGCAACCAGCGCGCCCTTGGCGCTGTCGAGGCCGAGGCTGTCGGCCACCTCGTCGGTGACGGGCTGGATGCGCACGCCGAGCCAGCCGCGGCGCGTCTCGCCATATTCGCGAAGCTGATCGACGACGCCGGAAGCAAGCTCCGACGGCACCGAGAAGCCGATGCCGATCGAGCCGCCCGAGGGAGAAATGATCGCCGTATTGATGCCGATCACCTCACCCTTCATGTTGAAGAGCGGACCGCCCGAATTGCCCTTGTTGATCGCCGCATCCGTCTGGATGAAATTGTCATAGGGGCCGGCATTGATGTTGCGGCCGCGGCCCGAAATGATGCCGACCGTGACCGATCCGCCGAAGCCGAACGGGTTGCCGATCGCCATGACCCAGTCGCCGATGCGCATGACGCTGGAATCGCCGAACTTGACGGATTTCAGCGGCTGCTTCGGCTCGACCTTCAACACCGAAAGATCGGTCTTGGTATCCGTGCCGATCAGCTTGGCCTTGAGCTTGGAGCCGTTGGCGAAATTGACCTCGATGTCGTCGGCGCCTTCGATCACGTGGTTGTTGGTGACGATATAGCCGCTGGGATCGATGACGAAGCCGGAACCGAGCGAACTGACATTGTGGTTGGGACCGCGATTGCCCTGCTGCTTATTGAAGAAATCGTTGAAGAATTCCTGGAACGGCGAGCCATCCGGCGCGCGCGGAGCCGGCCCTGCACCCTCGTCATCCTTCACGTTCTGCGAGGTCGAAATATTGACCACGGCATCGAGCAGTCCCTCGGCGAGATCGGCAACGGAAGCCGGCCCGTTGCCCGGCGCCGTCATCTGCACCGGCGGAGCCGCGGGTGCGACCGCAGCAGGAGAAACCGCTGGTGCTTGAGGCGCCGCAGGGGCCGGTGCTGCCTGTTCAGGTGTCGCTGGTGCGGGAGCGGTTTGCGCATGCGCAACACCGCTTGCGCCGACATTTGCCAGAAGGGCGGTGCCGGCCAGGAGCGCGAGCGTTCGTCTGAAGGGCGAGCGATTCGTGGGGGCCATCAAGCTTCCTCTGCTGGGGTAAAGGCGCACATACAGCATCAGCATACGGCGGAATGATGGAGGGCGAAATCACCTTTTCGCGAAATCCCCTTCCGAATGTGACCTACCCTCGCAAAAGCCAGACTCCTCCGACGCCAAGCGCCGTCGCTGCCAGGCCGAAGGCTCTCAATTGCCACTCTGGAATGCTGGGAAGAAGCTTCGCCATCCCGACAAGAAAACGAGGGGCCAGTGCATAGACCAGCCCCTCGATGATGAGGAAGAATGCAAGTCCCGTCAGGAAATCCTGCATTCTCTATATCGTCAGTTCGCCGCCGGAGCAGGCGCAGGCTGCGCGGCCGGCGGCGGCACGAGGCCGCCCGTCTGGCCGGGTACTGCAGGCTGATTGCCGTTCGAATTTTCGAAGTAGCGGAAGAACTCCGAGCTCGGCGACAGAACCAGCGTCGTATCCTGCGAGGACAGGGCCGTGGAATAGGCCGACATCGAGCGATAGAACTCGAAGAAGGCCGGATCCTTGCCGAAGGACTCTGCGAAGATGCGGTTACGATCTGCGTCACCCTGACCACGCAGGATTTCCGAGTCGCGCTGGGCATCAGCGGTGATCTCGACGACCTGACGGTCGGCGATGGCCCGGCGGCGCTGGCCTTCTTCGTTACCCTCGGCGCGAATACGCTCCGCCTCGGCCAGACGCTCTGAGCGCATGGCGTTATAGGTATTCGGAGCCACTTCCGGCGACAGGTCGGTCCGGCGAATGCGGACATCGTCGATATGCAGGCCGAGATTTTCGGCGTCGGTGCGCAGATCGTCCCGGATTTCGAGCATCATCGCCACGCGCTCTTCCGAAAGCGCGGCATTGTAGTCGCGCAGACCGTAGACGCGGCGAAGCGAGGAATCGAGCTGCGCGCGCAGACGTGCCTCGGCAGCGTCACGATCACCCGACACCGTTTCGCGGAAACGGCGCACATCCGAGATGTTGTAGATCACGAAGGCATCGACATCGAAGGTCTGGCCGTCCTGAACCTGAACGCGGATATTGTCGAGGTCGAGCCTGAGTGCGCGCTTTTCGACATATTGCACCCGGTCGGCATCCATGAAGCCGAACGGCAGCTTGAAATAGAGGCCCGGCTCGGTCTTCACCGACTGGATCTGACCGAAGCGCACGACGATCGCCTGTTGACCCGCGTTGACCACGAAGATCGACGAATAAAGAATGGCCAGAAGGATCGCGAGTGCGATGAGGATTACGGGAAGTCTGTTCGATAGCATGGTTCAACCTCCCTGCCGTGCCGGTGCCGCCGGTCGATTGATCTCGTTGAGCGGCAGGTAGGGCACGACGCCCTGCTTGTCGTCGATCACGACCTTCTTGGAGTTCTTCAAGACCTGTTCCATCGTTTCCAGGAACAGGCGCTTGCGCGTCACGTCGGGAGCTTTCGAATATTCGTCATTGATGGCGGTAAAGCGCTGGGCCTCACCTTCGGCTTCCTTGACGACGCGATCCTTGTAGGCGGCTGCGTCTTCGCGGATACGGGCGGCATCGCCTCGCGCCTGGCCGAGCTTCTGGTTCGTATAGCGGTTGGCGTCCTCGATCGTGCTGTCGCGGTCGCGGCCGGCACGCTGCACTTCTTCGAAGGCATCGGCGACTTCACGCGGCGGCGCCACGTTCTGGATCGTCACACCGGTGACGGTGATGCCCGCGCCGTAGCGGTTCATCGTATCCTGAACGATGTTGAGGACCTGTGTCTCGATCGGCTGACGATTGCTGCGGAACGCATCCTGTGCCGGACGGCGGCCGACGATCTCGCGCATGGCGCTGTCGGAAACCTGCTGCAGCGTCTCGGCTGGATTCTCGACGCCGAAGAGGTAGGCCTTCGGATCGCTGATCGTGTAGAAGACGGCAAACTGTACGTTGATGACGCTCCTGTCACCCGACAGCATCAGCCCGCTCGAAGAGCCGGCCGTGGTGGCGCCGATATTCTGCTGCTGCACCGTCACCTTGACCATCTCGACGGTTTCGAACGGCCAGAAGTGGAAATGCAGGCCCGGCATGGAAATTTCTTCCTTGGGCTTGCCGAAGCGCAGTTCCACGCCGCGCTCGTCCGGCTGGACGACGTAAATGCACTGGAAAAGCCAGAAGATCGCAATGACCGCGACGATGATCGCAACGACACCGCCGTTGAAACCGCCGGGAACGATGCCCCGCAACTGATCTTGTCCGCGACGGATGATATCTTCCAGATCGGGCGGACCGCCCTTGCCGCCGCCACCGCCGCGTGGACGGTTCGGCCCCTGCCCCCATGGTCCCTGATTGTTATTTCCGCCGCCGCCGCCCCAAGGGCCGCCGCCGCCATTCTGATTGCTCCAGGGCATCAAAACCTCGTTGTTCGTTACGTCATACACATCCGACCGCCGTGGGGGCTACCGGCGGATGCGATGGGACCGTTATAGGTATCACCGCATCTGCTTTCAACGCGGCGTCAGAAACTTGGTCAATATAATTGGAAAATAGTTCCTTTTCAGGCATCTCGACGTTCATAAACGACGAAACGCGTGGGATAGGTATCCCTCTCCCCTGCCGGAACATCAAGACTTTCGGTCGCCACCCAGGCGGCCGGATCGATGGCCGGAAAAACAGTATCGCCATCCACATCGGCCTCGACATGCGTGATGCACATGCGATCGACGAAAGCCATGGCCTGCGCGTAGATCTGCCCGCCGCCAAGGATGGAGATTTCGTTTTCGCCCTGCTTGCGGGCGAGCGCCTCGGCCATTGTGATCGCTTCGTCGAGCGAGCGGGCCATATGAACATCGGGATGGTCGATATCGGCATCCCGCGAGATCACCACGTGCTGGCGTCCCGGCAGCGGCTTTCCGCCGAAACTCTCGAAGGTCTTGCGGCCGACGACGACGGGCTTGCCCACCGTCATCGCCTTGAAGCGCTTGAGGTCTGTCGAAAGCCGCCAGGGCATGTCACCGTCGCGGCCGATGATGCCGTTGCGGGCAACGGCGACGAAGATGGTCTTGCGGATATCGGACATCGGCCTTCCCGGCTTGGAGCACGCCACGCAAACCTGTGAAGCGGTCTGCGGTAACGACATGCGAAACAGAAACCTGAAGCAGGCGATCTGAAAGATCGCGACACGCTTTAGACGGCGATCGGCGCCTTGATACTGGCATCGGCCTCATAGCCGACGAGCTCGAAATCCTCGTAGACGAAGCCGAATATATCCTTGACGTCGCGCTTGATCGCCATGCGCGGCAGCGCATGCGGCTGGCGCGTCAGCTGCAGTTTCGCCTGTTCGAAATGGTTGTGGTAGAGATGTGCATCGCCGAGCGTATGGACGAATTCGCCATATTTCAGCCCTGTCACCTGCGCCACCATCATCGTCAGCAGCGCATAGGAAGCGATGTTGAAGGGGACGCCAAGGAAGATATCGGCCGAGCGTTGGTAGAGCTGGCAGGAAAGCTTGCCGTCGGCCACATAGAACTGGAACAGGCAGTGACAGGGCGGCAGCGCCATCTCGTCCACTTCGGCCGGGTTCCAGGCCGAGACGATGTGACGGCGCGAGTTCGGATTCTTCACGAGGCCTTTGACGAGATTGTCGATCTGGTCGATATGGCCGCCATCCGGCGCCGGCCAGGAGCGCCACTGGGCACCGTAGACCGGTCCGAGATCACCGTTCTCGTCGGCCCATTCGTCCCAGATGCTGACGCCGTTTTCATGCAGGTAGCGGATATTGGTCTCGCCCTTGAGGAACCACAGGAGCTCGTGGATGATCGAGCGCAGATGCAGCTTCTTCGTCGTCAGCACCGGAAAGCCGGCATCGAGATCGAAGCGCATCTGGTGACCGAAGACCGAGCGCGTGCCGGTACCCGTACGGTCGCCGCGGTCGGTGCCGTTTTCCATCACATGGCTCAAGAGGTCGAGATATTGCTTCATGGTCGCCACCGATTCCTTTTGCGCCTAATTTAAGGGGAAAACGGCCGCAAACCAATGCGCCTTGCTGATTATCCAAGCAAAATCGCTGGAGAGCACGAAGCTTTTGTGACGTATCCCCTTTCCTTGCGATCACAAAAACACTATATCACCCGTGCCGGCTTTCGGGCCGGCTATGGCGATAAACGGGCGATGGAATAAGCCTATTGGACCCGGGGGCGGTACCCGGCGCCTCCACCAAAAACAGACGGCTTCCCTGATGGGAAAAGGACTGCTTTTGATGGGGGCGAAATAGGATCGACAAGGGTGTAAAGATCGACTTTTTGCTCGGCATGATACCGCCGTTATCGGGTCACAAGTGTAGTTGCAAACGACAACAACGCTAAGGAATACGCTCTCGCTGCCTAATGGCGGTGTGAGAATTCCGAACTAAGCCCTTACGGTTAGCCCCGTAAGGCGGGGTCCGAAGGCACCTGGCAACAGAAGCCTTCACCTTCTCCCCTTTTTCGACGAAATCATGTATGCTGATGGGTGCATGAATCGGCTTGCGCCTTTCCCAAAGCGGCCGGACGTGCCATAGAAGTTCGTGAAAAGACTTCCAAACCGACGAAAGACAGGAAAAGCATGGGGCAGGATCATATCCGCTACGACATTCTGGCACAGGACGCGTTGCGCGGTGTCATCCGCAAGGTCTTGACCGAAGTCGCAACGACGGGCCGTCTGCCCGGCGACCATCACTTCTTCATTACGTTTCTGACCGGTGCTCCCGGCGTGCGCATCTCGCAGCACCTGAAGTCCAAATATCCTGAGCAGATGACCATCGTCATCCAGCACCAGTTCTGGGAACTGAAAATTACGGAATCCCACTTCGAGATCGGTCTGTCCTTCTCGGACGTGCCGGAAAAGCTCGTCATTCCCTTCAATGCCATCAGAGGCTTCTACGACCCCTCGGTCAATTTCGAGCTGGAGTTCGATGTGCCGCTGAGCGATGGCGAGGAACTGCCGGCAGCCGAGATCACCGCCTA
This genomic window contains:
- a CDS encoding SspB family protein — encoded protein: MGQDHIRYDILAQDALRGVIRKVLTEVATTGRLPGDHHFFITFLTGAPGVRISQHLKSKYPEQMTIVIQHQFWELKITESHFEIGLSFSDVPEKLVIPFNAIRGFYDPSVNFELEFDVPLSDGEELPAAEITAYPVDAAKSEDAAAKPAVEGEEKKPGSVVSLDSFRKKQ